The segment CCCGGCGCGCGATGCGATGAGCCGCTCGAAGTCCATGACGTCGGTTATGCTGTTCCCCAGGCGCGTCGACGCGTTTGCGATGATGGTGCCGAACTCCATCACTTGGTCGCTGGGCATCTCGACCGCACCGAGAAGTTCTGCGTAGCCGCGAATGGCGGTCAACGGCGTCCGCAATTGATGTGTGACGAGACTTACGAATTCACTTCTCAAGCCCTCGAGCCGTTTTTGTTCGGTGATATCGCGAAAAGAGCAGACGAGATTCCGGCGATGGGTGCGCCCACCCACCGACGCGCCGGCCATAGAAAGCCAGATCGGCTCAGCGTGGTCGCGGTGCAAGGCGATTTCGATCGTATGCGAGTCCGCCTTCGCAAACGCATCCGAAAGTGCATCGAACGATTCGAAGGCGCCGCGGCGTGCCGGGACTTCAATGCGCGTGAACGCGGCTGCGAGCTTCTTCCCGGCGAGCTCCCGAACGTTCACGCCGGTGATCCGTTCGGCCGCGCGATTCCAGAGCACGACCGCAAGCCGTTCGTCGAGCGTGCAAAATCCCTCGGCCGTCTCGGCGACCAGCGCGTCGTGCTGTTCGCTCTCGCCGGCGAGCCGTTCGAATCGGCGCGCGCGGCCGATGGCCATGCCTCCGTGCGCGGCGAGGATTCGAAGCGCATCGACCGTCGCGTTGTCGAGAACGCGAGCATCTGAGAAGTAGACGGTTGCGACGCCGATGCAGTCTTCATCCGCGATGAGCGGCATCGCGAACGCCGCGCGGATGGCGAACGCTTCTGCCGTCGCTGCAAAACCTGCCCGGCTTTCCTCGTCCGTCCGTACGTCGGGTAAGGTCACATCGGACAACGCGTCGAAGGCGCGCTTTGCCGGATCGCCGGCCTGACGGCCACGATTGAATGTACCTTGCAGATTGGCGAGAAATCGCCACGGGGCAGCCCGATCGCCATACGCGTCGAACGTGCCGTCCGCCGCGTCGGCCGAGACGACTGCCGCGAAGCTGCCCTTTGCGCAGCGCGCGACCGCGCGCGCGACGCCCTCACACACGCCGGCGATCCCGTCGCTGCTCGCGAACTCGAGCAGCAGGTCGGCCAGCTCCGCCATCAGCCTGTCTTCGTGACCGGTGCGGCCGCCGGTGCCGGCGGCGGTGCGGCCGCCGGAGTTCCGAAGCCCTGGCGTACTTGCGCGCCCCATTGCTTGTTCCCGCGGAGATAATCCCACGTGCCGGTGAGCCGCCACCATAAGGTCAACTGGCGGTAGCCGAAATTTTCAGCGACGGCGACGAGATTCAGCAACGCGAGCTCGCGCCAGTGCGGGTAGCGATGGAACGACGCCTCCTCCAGAAGCACCGCGCTCACCGAAATGATGATGCCTAAGACGACGGCGCACAAGGTGTAGACGATGGCGTTGATCGGCGCGAGCAGCCCCATGAGCGCGGCCAGCGGCAGCAATATGTAGCCGGATAGCTCGACGATCGGACCCAAAGCCTCGATGAACAAGAAGTACGGCATGCCGAGCATACCTGCGCGGCCGTAGGCGCGGTTGAAGAGCATCGCGCGATGCTTGTACAGCACTTCGAACATCCCGCGATGCCAGCGGTTGCGCTGCCTGCCCAGAGTCTGCCACGACGCCGGCACCTCGGTCCAGCACACCGTCTGCGGCACGAACAAGATCTCGTAGTCGCGCTTGTTCTCTTTTAGATAGCGCACGATCTTGACGACCAGCTCCTTGTCTTCGCCGACGGTGTCGCTTGAGTAACCGCCCACGGTCTTCGCGGTCGCCTTGTGGAAGAGGCCGAAAGCGCCGGAGACGATCAACATCACATTCAGCGCCGATTGCGCCGTGCGGCCGCACAGAAAAGCGCGCATGTATTCGACGATCTGGAACAATTCGATCGGGCGGCGAGGCAAG is part of the Candidatus Eremiobacteraceae bacterium genome and harbors:
- a CDS encoding histidine kinase dimerization/phospho-acceptor domain-containing protein, which codes for MGRASTPGLRNSGGRTAAGTGGRTGHEDRLMAELADLLLEFASSDGIAGVCEGVARAVARCAKGSFAAVVSADAADGTFDAYGDRAAPWRFLANLQGTFNRGRQAGDPAKRAFDALSDVTLPDVRTDEESRAGFAATAEAFAIRAAFAMPLIADEDCIGVATVYFSDARVLDNATVDALRILAAHGGMAIGRARRFERLAGESEQHDALVAETAEGFCTLDERLAVVLWNRAAERITGVNVRELAGKKLAAAFTRIEVPARRGAFESFDALSDAFAKADSHTIEIALHRDHAEPIWLSMAGASVGGRTHRRNLVCSFRDITEQKRLEGLRSEFVSLVTHQLRTPLTAIRGYAELLGAVEMPSDQVMEFGTIIANASTRLGNSITDVMDFERLIASRAG
- a CDS encoding glycosyltransferase, which gives rise to MLLQWRWFGSPAWNLAREVVVGYNALVFFYVIFVDLTYIAFTFIALVEVQRYLRTRDKERLEQIFRSRLVPPISILCPAYNEGTTIVESVRSLLRLKYSQHEVVVVNDGSKDNTLASLIEAFQMEKLEFEYETTVPSKPVRALYASPGYPKLIVVDKENGGKADALNAGINASRYPLFCTVDADAILEEDALLHVVRPMLDRPTFVPVTGGIIRAANGCRIIQGRVESVGLPRRPIELFQIVEYMRAFLCGRTAQSALNVMLIVSGAFGLFHKATAKTVGGYSSDTVGEDKELVVKIVRYLKENKRDYEILFVPQTVCWTEVPASWQTLGRQRNRWHRGMFEVLYKHRAMLFNRAYGRAGMLGMPYFLFIEALGPIVELSGYILLPLAALMGLLAPINAIVYTLCAVVLGIIISVSAVLLEEASFHRYPHWRELALLNLVAVAENFGYRQLTLWWRLTGTWDYLRGNKQWGAQVRQGFGTPAAAPPPAPAAAPVTKTG